TCTGCGATGACTTTTCGTCTTAGATTTGAATGTTGAAAGAACAGAAATTGAGAGAGGGGAAAGCAGGGGAAGCAAGAGAGGGGCTTCTTCACCTTGGCGCCTCCTGTAAATGTCATCCGGGGTGATGAGATGCAAAAGCATCGTCTCCTTGTTCTCCACGTCTATGACAGCCAGAACGATCTCCTTCTCCGATGTCGATCCCTGCGACAACAAACATACGGGGACGAAGAAGGCCATGAGTGACAACCTAAATCAGCGGAACCCCCAATGTGCGATGTAATCTGTTCTGCTACTCGCTCTGTCGTCACATATCGGTTGTAACAACATCTTATGTTGTGTTGGACGAAAGCACTGCGAATCTCTAGTGAACAGCATATGCCATACCTCGAGGTGGTCGATGGTGACACGGCCGGCGCCGTAGTCGTCCCACCCGCCGCCATCGTTCAACCTGAACACCTTCACAGGCTGCACAAGATCTCCACAAGATTACTCCCAAGATTCGTCAGTTCATCAGCAATCGCGCGCCTCATGAGTTCTTCAGTTCACCTAGATACGATCATCAGAGACATACAAAGATACTAGCACTACTTAATTCCTCTCAATCACAGACAAAAAAATTATTAATTTCTGCTAAAAGATCAGAGTTCTCTTGAGCGAAATCGGCCGGCTGCTCCGCGGAGCCGCGAGCATAAAACAAGAGGGCACGCGCACGGGGGACGGCGAGGTTTCGAGGAGGGCGGGCCGCCGGCCGGGGAGGGAGGTCGACGGCTTACCGGCATCGGCGCGGGCTGGGGCGGGACGGCGGCGGGCGCCGGCTCCGCGTTCTTCTTCCCGGGCATCGCGGTCGCCGCCGGCTCCGGGAACGATCGATGAGTGGTCAGCAACGAACCCTAGTACACtttgcttttctttttcttttttgacctGATGAACCCTAGCGCACCCGGAGTGCCAAGTTATAGCGCGGGGCTGGGCTCCAGGGAGCCCTTTTATTTAAAAAttcgaaaaatatttcaaaaataataTTTCCTCTTTTAATTAATACAAGTCTCTATTAAAAAAAACACGAAAGCTTATACATGTTCATGACGGATCTGTAAATTTTCGTTCGAAAACGTTATGATTTGTGAGCTACACAAAGAAAACGAAATCCTGGCCCATAAAATATGGCTCATTTT
This portion of the Triticum dicoccoides isolate Atlit2015 ecotype Zavitan chromosome 7A, WEW_v2.0, whole genome shotgun sequence genome encodes:
- the LOC119330373 gene encoding serine/threonine-protein phosphatase 4 regulatory subunit 3B-like — its product is MPGKKNAEPAPAAVPPQPAPMPPVKVFRLNDGGGWDDYGAGRVTIDHLEGSTSEKEIVLAVIDVENKETMLLHLITPDDIYRRRQGTFISWFDPETGLSISLSFLDAAACSDVWDTICQVQRKLRPDGW